The following proteins are co-located in the Apis mellifera strain DH4 linkage group LG9, Amel_HAv3.1, whole genome shotgun sequence genome:
- the Obp6 gene encoding odorant binding protein 6 isoform X3, giving the protein MKGLGVSLLVALLLVLLAIEDTVSKKMTIEEAKKTIKNLRKVCSKKNDTPKELLDGQFRGEFPQDERLMCYMKCIMIATKAMKNDVILWDFFVKNARMILLEEYIPRVESVVETCKKEVTSTEGCEVAWQFGKCIYENDKELYLAP; this is encoded by the exons ATGAAGGGGCTCGGCGTCTCCCTGCTGGTTGCGTTGCTGCTCGTCCTATTAGCGATCGAAGATACCGTGAGC AAAAAGATGACGATCGAGGAAGCGAAGAAAACTATCAAGAATCTGAGGAAAGTTTGCAGCAAGAAGAACGACACCCCCAAAG AGCTCCTGGACGGCCAATTCAGAGGCGAATTCCCGCAGGACGAGAGGCTAATGTGCTACATGAAATGCATCATGATCGCGACTAAAGCG ATGAAAAACGACGTTATCCTGTGGGATTTTTTCGTGAAGAATGCTCGCATGATATTGCTCGAGGAATACATTCCGCGCGTTGAGAGCGTAGTTGAAACGTGCAAGAAGGAAG TGACATCTACGGAGGGATGCGAGGTTGCTTGGCAATTTGGCAAGTGCATCTACGAAAACGACAAGGAg CTCTATTTAGCTCCGTGA
- the Obp5 gene encoding odorant binding protein 5 precursor has protein sequence MHVKSVLLLITIVTFVALKPVKSMSADQVEKLAKNMRKSCLQKIAITEELVDGMRRGEFPDDHDLQCYTTCIMKLLRTFKNGNFDFDMIVKQLEITMPPEEVVIGKEIVAVCRNEEYTGDDCQKTYQYVQCHYKQNPEKFFFP, from the exons ATGCACGTAAAGTCggtacttttattaataacgattGTGACGTTTGTGGCGTTAAAACCGGTGAAAAGT ATGAGTGCTGATCAGGTAGAAAAATTAGCTAAAAATATGCGAAAATCGTGCTTGCAAAAAATCGCAATAACGGAAG AGTTGGTCGACGGGATGAGAAGAGGCGAATTTCCCGATGATCACGATCTTCAATGCTACACGACGTGCATCATGAAGTTATTACGAACT tttaaaaatggaaacttCGACTTTGATATGATCGTGAAACAACTGGAAATCACGATGCCGCCTGAAGAGGTGGTCATAGGAAAGGAAATCGTAGCGGTATGTCGTAACGAAG AATATACCGGCGACGATTGCCAGAAAACGTATCAGTACGTGCAATGCCACTACAAACAGAACCCGGAAAAGTTTTTCTTCCCGTGA